TCATTTGTAACAATATTATCTATAAAGGACTTATCTATTTTCAATGTATTTATAGGTAGCTGTTTTAAATAACTAAGCGAAGAGTATCCTGTACCAAAGTCATCTAAGGCAATATTTATCCCCAAGTTTCTAATCTCCGTAAGTAGCTTAACACTCTTTTCGAAATCCTTCATTAGAATACTTTCCGTAATTTCCAGCTCCACAAACCTCGGATTAACCTCTGTTTCAGTTATAATCCTTTTTAGATTTTCTTCAAATTTGTCATTTTGCAGTTGAACTGCAGATAAGTTTATTGCAATAGTATCATATATATATCCTTTGCTTTTCCACAAATTATTTTGTAGGAATGTAGTTTTTATAATCCAATCACCCATAGGAATTATTAATCCACTTTTCTCTGCCACAGGTATGAACTCTGCGGGTGATATTCTTCCTAGCTCGGAATTGTTCCACCTTAAAAGTGCTTCAAAACCTTTTATTTTATTGTTTATAATGTCTATCTGTGGTTGATAATAGATTTCAAACTCATCATTTTCAAGTGCATGCCTTAAGCCTTTTTCTATTTCAACTCTTCTTACCACTATATCACTCATATTCTTATTAAAGTAAGAATATTTAGCTTTACCATTGTATTTTGCACTGTACATTGCAGTATCGGCATTTTTTAATAGTATATTAGTTTCATTACCATCATCTGGGAAAACAGTAATTCCAATACTTGCTGAAGTATATACTTGTTTACCAGCTACATTTATTTCACAGTTTAGTATGCATAATAATTTTTCACACAAGTTACTAATGACTGTGTAATCCTCAATATTTTTCATTAAAATAAAAAATTCGTCTCCACCTACTCTTGAAACAATATCACCTTGTCTAATAGAAGCCTTTAGAGATATTGCAACATTTTTCAGTAATTCATCACCATAATCATGACCTAGTGTATCATTAATTTCTTTAAAATTATCTAAATCAATAAACAATACAGCATGCTTAACGACTTTATCCATCCCCTTAATAATCTCGTTCTCCAGGGTATTAATAAACAGTCTCCTGTTAGGTATGTCCGTTAATATATCATAGTACTTCAATTTATTAATTTTATCTTCAAAATGCTTTTTTCCAGTAATGTCTGTAACAGAGCCAGAAACTTTAGTTGCTACGCCCTTTTTATTTCTCAGACACTTCCCTCTGACTAAAACCCATTTGTCTCCGCCTCCATTAAACATAATTTTAAGACTGCTTTGATAATATAATGTTCTACCACTAATATGATCATTAAAATCATCTAATGCAATTTTTCTATCTTCCTTCGCAACTAGGTTTATCAAATCATTTAATGAGGTTATAGCATCTTTATCATACCCCGTAATATCACTAATTTTATCTGAAGAAAAAAATTCTTTAGTTATAAGGTCAATTTCAAATATAGCGTCATTTGAACCTTCCAAAGCCAATTTATATCTTTCTTCACTTTTTTCAATTATTGCTTGTTTTTCATTTAATTCATCAAATTGTGCCCGAAGCTCCTCTTCTGCAGCTATTAATTGCTCATAGGTAGCTTGAATTTCTTGATAATTTTCTTTTATTGTATGAGACCAAGCCTTACTTTTCTTAGTAAATTCACTAATTAAATAATATATTATAAAAGATGATATTAAAACATAAGCCCATCCTTTGATGGTTTGTATCCGTACCATTAAAGATTTACTTTCAATTAGAAGGTTTAAAATTCTATCTGAAAATAATATCCAAAGTCCACCAATTAAGGCATAAACCAAAGTTACTTTAAGTGGCATCTTTTTAAGTCCAAAATCATCTTGAAATAACCAATCAATATTAATCCCCTCAGCATTAATCTTTAATTCTTTTTTTGCGAATTTATTTAAGTCAATTTTTTTTCCATTCACCTAGATTCCTCCCATTAATATTTACAAAATAATTCATCCGTTTTATATTATATTTTCACTTTAAGATTAACC
This DNA window, taken from Clostridium estertheticum, encodes the following:
- a CDS encoding putative bifunctional diguanylate cyclase/phosphodiesterase, which translates into the protein MNGKKIDLNKFAKKELKINAEGINIDWLFQDDFGLKKMPLKVTLVYALIGGLWILFSDRILNLLIESKSLMVRIQTIKGWAYVLISSFIIYYLISEFTKKSKAWSHTIKENYQEIQATYEQLIAAEEELRAQFDELNEKQAIIEKSEERYKLALEGSNDAIFEIDLITKEFFSSDKISDITGYDKDAITSLNDLINLVAKEDRKIALDDFNDHISGRTLYYQSSLKIMFNGGGDKWVLVRGKCLRNKKGVATKVSGSVTDITGKKHFEDKINKLKYYDILTDIPNRRLFINTLENEIIKGMDKVVKHAVLFIDLDNFKEINDTLGHDYGDELLKNVAISLKASIRQGDIVSRVGGDEFFILMKNIEDYTVISNLCEKLLCILNCEINVAGKQVYTSASIGITVFPDDGNETNILLKNADTAMYSAKYNGKAKYSYFNKNMSDIVVRRVEIEKGLRHALENDEFEIYYQPQIDIINNKIKGFEALLRWNNSELGRISPAEFIPVAEKSGLIIPMGDWIIKTTFLQNNLWKSKGYIYDTIAINLSAVQLQNDKFEENLKRIITETEVNPRFVELEITESILMKDFEKSVKLLTEIRNLGINIALDDFGTGYSSLSYLKQLPINTLKIDKSFIDNIVTNEREKAIVDGIIQLAQKIDLDVIAEGVETKEQIKLLQGMGCNQIQGYYFSKPLPPDEIEEKFLKTNWIEPYN